From the genome of Globicephala melas chromosome 16, mGloMel1.2, whole genome shotgun sequence, one region includes:
- the PPP2R2D gene encoding serine/threonine-protein phosphatase 2A 55 kDa regulatory subunit B delta isoform, with the protein MAGAGGGGCPAGGNDLQWCFSQVKGAVDEDVAEADVISTVEFSHSGDLLATGDKGGRVVIFQREQENKSRPHSRGEYNVYSTFQSHEPEFDYLKSLEIEEKINKIRWLPQQGAARFLLSTNDKTIKLWKISERDKRAEGYNLKDEDGRLRDPLRITALRVPILKPMDLMVEASPRRVFANAHTYHINSISVNSDHETYLSADDLRINLWHLEITDRSFNIVDIKPANMEELTEVITAAEFHPHQCNVLVYSSSKGTIRLCDMRSSALCDRHSKFFEEPEDPSSRSFFSEIISSVSDVKFSHSGRYMMTRDYLSVKVWDLNMESRPVETHQVHEYLRSKLCSLYENDCIFDKFECCWNGSDSAIMTGSYNNFFRMFDRTTWRDVTLEASRENSKPRASLKPRRVCAGGKRKKDEVSVDSLDFSKKILHTAWHPVENIIAVAATNNLYIFQDKAN; encoded by the exons CTGATGTCATCTCGACTGTGGAGTTTAGTCACTCTGGAGACCTTCTTGCAACAGGAGACAAGGGCGGCAGAGTGGTTATTTTCCAGCGGGAACAAGAG AATAAAAGCCGCCCTCATTCCAGGGGGGAATATAACGTTTACAGTACCTTTCAAAGTCACGAACCAGAGTTTGACTATTTGAAGAGTctagaaattgaagaaaaaattaataagattAGGTGGCTACCACAACAGGGCGCTGCTCGTTTTCTGCTCTCTACAAACG ataaaacTATTAAATTATGGAAAATAAGTGAACGGGATAAAAGAGCAGAAGGCTATAACTTAAAAGATGAAGATGGACGACTTCGAGATCCACTTAGAATCACGGCACTACGG gTCCCAATATTGAAGCCCATGGACCTCATGGTAGAAGCAAGTCCACGACGAGTTTTTGCAAATGCTCACACATATCATATAAATTCCATTTCAGTAAATAGTGATCATGAAACGTATCTTTCTGCAGATGACCTGAGAATTAATCTATGGCATTTAGAAATCACAGACAGAAGTTTTA ACATCGTGGACATCAAGCCTGCCAACATGGAAGAGCTGACAGAGGTGATCACAGCGGCCGAGTTCCACCCGCACCAGTGTAACGTGCTCGTCTACAGCAGCAGCAAGGGGACCATCAGACTGTGCGACATGCGCTCCTCCGCCCTGTGCGACCGCCACTCCAAGT tttttgaaGAGCCGGAAGACCCCAGCAGTAGGTCCTTCTTCTCAGAAATAATCTCTTCTGTGTCCGACGTGAAATTCAGCCACAGCGGCCGGTACATGATGACCCGAGACTACCTGTCGGTGAAGGTGTGGGACCTCAACATGGAGAGCCGGCCTGTCGAGACCCACCAG GTCCACGAGTACCTTCGAAGCAAGCTGTGTTCCCTGTACGAAAATGACTGCATCTTTGACAAGTTTGAGTGCTGCTGGAACGGCTCCGACAG TGCAATCATGACTGGGTCCTACAACAACTTCTTCAGAATGTTCGATAGGACTACATGGAGGGATGTTACGCTGGAAGCTTCCAGGGAGAACAGCAAGCCTCGCGCCAGCTTGAAGCCTCGCAGAGTGTGTGCaggtgggaagagaaagaaggacgAGGTGAGCGTGGACAGCCTGGACTTCAGCAAGAAGATTCTGCACACAGCCTGGCACCCAGTGGAGAACATCATTGCCGTGGCTGCCACCAATAACCTGTACATATTCCAGGACAAGGCCAACTAA